Genomic segment of Geminocystis herdmanii PCC 6308:
GGAAGCAAACAACTGGGATGATGATGCATTTTACATCGAAACCGATGCCGCCGCTCTAAAAATTGCATGGTCAAAAGATGGAGAATATTTAGCCATAAGTTCCTTAGATAATATCATTTTTGTGTGGGGAGGAGGAAATTTAGTGCCTTGGCGATTGTCTGGATTTAGAGGCAAAATTCGTAACCTTACTTGGTCACAAAAATCCACAGGAATAGCACCTATTTTAGCCATTAGTACGATGGAAAATATAATTATATGGGAAAAAGCTGAAAACGAAAAACAAGGGTGGAATGGCTCAATTTTAAAGGGCAATTATGGTAAAATTCAAGACTTACAATTTCATCCTGACAACTTTTTATTAGTGAGTGGATGCAATCAAGGTAATTTATTATTATGGGAAAATAGGAAAAATTTAAGACAAAATTTAAAAGAAATAGCTGGAGGTTTTTCTTGTTTAAAATGGAATATTTCAGGACAGAAACTAGCTACAGGTAGCAATCGAGGTGAAATAGTTATTTTTAGAAAAACAGAAATATAGCTTAAAAATTTATCTCTAATTTAGTAGAAATATCTTTGCGTCTTTGCGTCTTTGCGTGACAAAAATAACAATAAACATGGGGAAAAAGCCTATAATTTAATCATAAAAGTAGATTGAGTTTTATGATTGAGCAACTTTTTGGCAAAAAAAACGATTCTCCCTATACCATTCGTTGGCATGAAAAAATAGCAGAAATTCCTCAAACAGCTTGGGATGCTATGGCGTTACCCCTTGCGACTCCCTTTTTAGAGTGGGAATGGTTGCATAATTTGGAAACATCAGGAAGCGTCAAACCGCGCACGGGTTGGCAACCTTGTCATTTAACAGTTTGGCATAATCATAATTTGATTGGCGCAGCCCCATTATATATCAAAGGTCACAGTTACGGTGAATTTGTCTTTGATCATCAATGGGCAGATTTAGCACATCGTTTAGGTATTCAATACTATCCCAAAATGTTGGGTATGACTCCCTTTACTCCTGCGGTGGGTTATCGTTTCTTAATTGCAGAGGGTGAAGATGAGTCTAAAATTACCGAAATGATGGTGAATGCCATCGATCATTTTTGCATAAAAAATAAACTGTCTGGATGTAATTTTTTATACGTTGATCCTCAATGGCAAACGGTTATTAGTCAATTTGGCTTCACTGCTTGGATGCACCACAGTTATATTTGGAGTGATAAAAATTTTAATAATTTCGATGATTATTTAAGAATATTTAACTCAGATCAACGTAAGAATATTAAGCAAGAAAGAAAAGCAGTTACAAAGGCAGGTTTAGTCACAAAAAATCTGGTAGGGGAAGAAATTGATCATTATTTATACCCTTATATCTACAAGTTTTATAACAACACTTGCGATAAATTTTATTGGGGCAGTAAATATTTAACTAAACAATTTTTTGAACAACTTTATCCTAACTATAGTCATCGATTAATGTTAGTAGTTGCTCATAGAGAAGATAATGATCATATTCCTGTAGGAATGTCTTTTTGTATCCGAAAAGGAGAGAATTTATATGGTAGATATTGGGGCAGTTTAGCTGAATATAATTGCCTTCATTTTGAGACTTGTTACTATAAACCCATCGAGTGGGGCATCACTGAAGGTATTAAAATGTATGATCCTGGGGCGGGGGGCTCTCATAAAAAGAGGCGCGGTTTTCCTGCGACTGCTAACCACAGTATGCACCGTTTTTATAATCCTCGTATGAGTAGTATTTTACGTCATTATATCGATGAAATTAATATAGGTACGATCGAAGAAATCAAGGCTATTAATAATGATTTACCTTTTACTAAAAAAGAGATTAATTTAGGAATTTAGTATTGTTAGTTATCCCATTAAAATAATTATTGGTATTTTTTTAGTTCCTAATTTTATCCTTAACTCTTAATATTATCCTTAACTAAATTTAGTTTGTAAAAAATACGAATATTTGCTAGTAAAACTCTTGACAAATATTGAAAAATAAGTTAAAATTAAGGTATAATAAATAAAAGCCACCTTTTCTTGAGCCGTAGCGCTTGGGGGGAGGTGGCTTGTCCATTTTTATGTCAAACTCAGATGATTAAGTATCGGTAGTTCATCAAATAAATGATAGCCTGATCATAATAACTCTTGGAAAGGTTTTTTAACTCTTTGTTGTCAATTGTCAGTTTCTTTCGTATCATTTGAGTATAGAATAATCACTAAATTTAAAATTATGACAATTACTGAACCAATTTCCGAAGATATAGATTTTGATGATCTCAATTTACCGAAAAATAGTCATAAAGATGAAATTGAAACAGTAATCTATAGCTTAGAAGAAAATGATAGCGCGATGGTACAAGCTACGGAAGAAGGCTATATTTGGAAATTTCAATATGGTACGGTGGAAGTTTATGTACAGTTGACAGGGGAAAGTGATGAGGATTTATTCACTGTGTGGTCTGTAGTATTACCTTTACCTGCCAAAAATGAAGCATTACTATTTCGTCAACTCATGGAATTAAATTGGAGTGGCACTTTTGAAACTTGTTTCTCTATTTTAAATAATCAAGTAGTCGTATCCGCTCAACGAACTGTAAATGATTTGTCTCCTGCGGAAATATCTCGATCGATCACCTTAGTAGCGACGATCGCCGATCAATATGACGAACCATTACAAGCACAATATTTATAGATTATTGATGATTTATGGAGAAAACTTCATTTTCACAACGGGAATTTGAGCTAAAATATCAACAAGGTAAATCAGCTTTTGATAGTGGACGTTATCGTCTTAGTATGGAGAATTTAGAACAGGCTTGTAAACTAATTTCTCCCAACTCTCCTTTAGGGGGTGAAGTACAAATTTGGTTGGTTAATGCCTATGAAGCGGGAGGAGAATCCCCAAAAGCCCTGAGTTTGTGCGAAGAATTATTAAACCATCCCCATAAAGAAACCAAGCAACAAGCCAAACAGTTACTTTATATTATCAAAGCACCGAAATTAAATCGTCCGAAAGAATGGATGACAGAAATTCCCGATCTTAATCATATTACCTCCAGTGCGCCCCAATATCAAAACGCCAGTAGTCCTAATCGCAAAATCAAGCCCAAACGTCAAATTGAATTAGTGGATTTAAGTACGGTAAATAATAAAGATAATCAATTTATTTGGTTAGGCATTGGAATTACTACTATTTCGATCGTAACCTTATTTCTTCTTTAACCTAACACCCTCCGGGTGAACGAAATTTTAGTTGGGAAGATAAATAGTTGGGTTTTTGAGTAACGAGTAACGAGTAAGGAGTAATGAGTTAAGAAAACTCCAATCATCATGTATTGGAATAAAACCATGAACGTTCAAACAATTTAAGAACTTTTAATCTATGATTGTTACCACCTGAGTTCTACATAAAATCATCGGTTAAGATAAGGTATCGGAAAGGGTGTTAGGTATCAGGTAAAGATAAGGTAAAAAAGTTGAACAAAAATTGATTTTATCCAAATTAAATTAAGTAATTAATTGATCTAAACAAAGAAATTGTTAACCTGCAACCTGCCACCTGCCACCTGAAACCTATTAACCTCAAGAATTCTTTTATCGAACTGAGGTGTTACCAAGCTCTTTCTAGAGTAAAAAACTCATTACTTATTACTCATTACTTATTTCTCCTATCTACTGTCTCCTTACTCCTATCTCCTACTCTCATCAAAATACTTTTTAAACAGACTTAATTAGTGATAAAACACAATAGATAATTTAAAAACCATTTAGTTTTATCTATTAATAAAAGACAGATAAAGAACTCGAATTGTACTTATTAAGAATCGTTAAGGAAAAGATTAATAAATATCATAGAGATTTATCTTGTCAAACGTACCATGCTTGTTTATGCTTATTGTAGATAGATTGAAAAATATCTTGAATGATCGCTCATTCATCAATAAAAGAAGTAAAAATACTCATTATTCACAAATTAACTAAGTTTTTTTAGACATTTTGTCGAAATTTTTTTGAGTAAATTAAAACTTTTTTTGAAGAGCTTTTGTTTCAATTTTAAGTAAATTTAGTGTATCAAGGAAAAAAAATAAAATGTCAATTGCAGTAGGAATGATCGAAACCCTTGGGTTTCCAGCAGTAGTAGAAGCGGCTGATGCTATGGTAAAAGCAGCTCGTGTAACCTTAGTTGGTTATGAAAAAATTGGTAGTGGTCGTGTTACCGTTATCATTCGTGGTGATGTATCAGAAGTACAGGCTTCCATCTCCGCAGGTATTGAGTCTGCCAACAGAGTAAGTGGAGGAGAAGTTCTTTCTACCCACATCATCGCTCGTCCTCACGAAAACCTCGAATATGTATTACCTATTCGTTATACCGAAGAAGTAGAACAATTCCGTAGTTATTAATCATCGACTTATAGTTGACTGAAATTAACCTTCAAAATTTAGAGATATTTAACTCTTAAATTATTGATTTATAAATTTTCCATAAAATAACCTAAAAAAATATGTCAATTGCAGTAGGAATGGTAGAAACTTTAGGGTTTCCCGCCGTAGTAGAAGCCGCCGACGCTATGGTTAAAGCGGCTCGTGTAACCTTAGTTGGTTATGAAAAAATTGGTAGTGGTCGTGTTACCGTTATCGTTCGTGGTGATGTATCTGAAGTACAAGCCTCTGTCAGTGCAGGAATTGAAAATGTTAAACGGGTAAAAGGTGGTCAAGTTTTATCTCACCACATTATCGCTCGTCCCCACGAAAACCTCGAATATGTATTACCTATTCGTTATACGGAAGAAGTAGAACAGTTCAGAGAAAGTATCAATCCTCGTCCTTTGGGCAGATCGTAATCAGGAATTAAATTAATGCAAATTGCCAAAGTGTGCGGTACAGTCGTTAGTACTCACAAATCACGGACTTTAACGGGTGTCAAATTATTATTAGTACAGTTTTTGGATGCTGATGGTAATGCGTTACCAAATTATGAGGTAGCAGGAGACACTGTGGGGGCTGGTATCAATGAATGGGTGCTTGTCACTCGTGGCAGTGCCGCCCGAAAAGAAACTGGTCATGAAGAACGTCCTGTGGATGCGATGGTAGTGGGCATTATAGATACTGTAACAACAACATCTGATCTGCTCTATAGCAAGAAAGATGCAGAAAGAATGTATTAAATACTCTATTTAGTATTTTTTAAAAAATCTGTAAAAAGTAAAACAAAATCAATCTGTGAGGACAAATTAGGAGTTATTTAAGTTCTTTTTAACATCCTAATGGCTGTCCTTGAGAGATTAAATAAGATAATTATTGTGGAGGTTTATAGTGAGCGTCCCCATTATGGCGGCTCCACCTACTCCTTGGTCAAAAAATTTAGCTGAACCAAGGGTGGATGATAGTGCTTATGTTCATTCCTTCTCTAATTTAATTGGAGATGTGAAAGTGGGAGCAAATGTTTTGATTGCCCCGGGTACTTCCATTCGTGCTGATGAGGGTACACCTTTTCACATTGGTGATGGTAGTAATATTCAGGATGGGGTGGTAATTCATGGCTTAGAGCAGGGTAGAGTTCAAGGTGATGATGGTCAAGATTATTCTGTGTGGATTGGGGAAGATTCTTGTATTACTCATTTAGCCTTGATTCATGGTCCTGCTTATGTGGGTAGCAAGTGTTTTATTGGTTTTCGATCGACCGTCTTTAATGCCAGAGTCGGAGATGGTTGTATTGTGATGATGCACGCGCTAATCCAAGATGTGGAAATTCCTGCGGGAAAATATGTTCCCTCTGGTGCAGTGATTACTAATCAACAACAAGCCGATCGACTTCCAGATGTTCAACCTGAAGACCGAGAATTTGCAGCCCATGTCGTCCATATTAACGAAGCATTAGCGGCAGGTTATCACTGTGCGCAAAATAATGCTTGTATAAATGCCATCCGAGAAGAAAAAACTCCGATGAAATCCTCAACCCAAAATCAAACTAATGGTTATCAATCAGTAACTAATATGAGTTTAAATACAGATATAATTAATCAGGTTCGATCGTTGTTAAGACAAGGTAACACTATTGGTGTAGAACACGCTAACCCTCGTCGTTTTAAAACCAAATCTTGGTTAAGTGCTCCTTTAAACGGTACTAACGAAAGTGCCATCTTAGCAGAATTAGGCAATATATTAAATGAATGTAGTGGTGAATATGTGCGTTTAATTGGGGTTGATCCTCAAGCAAAACGTAGAGTAGCCGAAGTTATTATTCAACGTCCGGGGGATGTTTCTGCTCCCGTTCAAGCTAGTAATGGTAACACTGCTAAAGTAAATGCTAACAGTAATGGTCATGCACCTGTAAGCAATGGCAATGGTGATTTAGCTAGTGAAATTAAATCTTTAATCCAAAGTGGTTATAGTATCGGTGTCGAATATGCTGATGCTCGTCGTTTTAAAACTAAATCATGGTTAACAGCGCCTAGTGTTAAAACTAGCTCTGTCAATGAAGCCATTAGCACTATTCAAGGCTATTTAGCGGATTTAAGCGGTAATTATGTGCAACTGGTGGGAGTTGATCCTCAAGCTAAACGTCGTGTATCTCAGGTAATTATTCAACGTCCGGGAGAAACTGCCACGATCGCTAGTAATGGTAACGGTAAAGTTAGTTACCAAGCCCCCAGAAATAATGGTGGTGTAGCGGTGGCTAATAGTTCTTTGAGTGCAGAAGCGATCGCACAAGTTCGTAGTCTTTTATCTCAAGGTTATCGTATTGGTACAGAACACGCAGACGTGCGCCGTTTTAAGAGTAAGTCTTGGCAAAGTTGTTCTCCCATTCAAGGCACTAGCGAAGGTCAAGTAATTTCGGCTTTAGAGGCTTGTGTGCAAGATCATGCTGGGGAGTATGTGCGCTTAATCGGTATCGATACCAACGCTAAACGCCGTGTATTAGAGATGATTATTCAACGCCCCGGGCAAACTAATCAAGGAACTTCTGTCACCAGTAATGGTAATTCTACTAATCCTAGTAACTTAAAGGCGTTGTCTCTGGAGTCGGGCGGGTGGCCGAATAAGACTGCCACAAGCAATGCTTATACGACTACGAACAATGGTAGTAGTTCTCTGGATGCTAATACTTTAGCTCAAGTACGTTCTTTACTGTCTCAGGGTTATCGTATTGGTACAGAACACGCTGATGTGCGCCGTTTTAAAACTAAATCTTGGCAAAGTTGTTCACCCATTGACAGTAACAATGAAAGTCAAGTTATTTCGGCTTTACAAGGTTGTCTTCAAGAACACAGTGGGGAATATGTCCGTTTAATCGGTATTGATACCCAAGCTAAACGCCGTGTTTTAGAGGCTATCATTCAAAGACCATAATTTTAATTAGGAATTAGAAATTAGGAATGAGGAATTAAACGTCCTTCAAAAATTTTGAGTTCAATAAATTGAACTTTATTTTATTAGTTTCAATTTTCAATTTTTCATTCTCCATTCTCCATTCTCCATTCTCCATTACTTGTTAGTAAATGTCTCTACCTATTCTTCAACCTAGTACTATAGATACCACCCAAATAAGGGGAGATGTCACGATCGATCGAAATGTGATCATTGCTTCTGGGGTGATTTTAAATGCGACTTCTGGCACTAAAATAATTCTTAGTTCTGGGGTATGTTTAGGTATGGGGACAATTATTACGGCTTATGATGGAGATATTGAAATTAAAGAAAATACGATTTTAGGTTCAGGTAGTTTAATTTTAGGTAGCTGTGTTATTGGTTCTCAAGTGTCTTTAGGGGCATCTGTTACAATTTACAATACTAGCGTTGAGCCTTTAACGGTAATTCCAGCAGGAACGATTATTGGCGATCGATCTCGTAAAGTAGAATTAAAAGAGGAGAAAAAGGATAATGGTAATTTTTCAGAAGTATCAGAAGTAAAACAGGAGAAAAAAGAAGCTCCGCCGATAAATAACCATACTCAAACTATTATTGATGGTATTAAAAACGGTTTTGCAACGAATTTAGATAATCATATTGTTGAAAATAACAACGATGTCAGCGATACAGACGATCGAACTATAGAAAAAAATATCCCTGAAAATGAGCCTGATTCTGCCCAAGTCGAAGACAATTTAGAAACAGAAATCATGAATGAGCAGGAAGTTTCAGAAGACAACACGACCAAAGTCAATACAGTAGTTGGACAAGTATATATTAATAAGCTGTTATTTACCCTATTTCCTGAACGAAAAACATTATAAAGGAAACAAAATTATTATTTACTCCGTCTAAGAGTATAGTTTGTTAAAGTAAGAATCAGTTAAATTAATTACTATATTGAATTATTATGAATTTATTTAAAATCAATAAAAGTTTGTGGGCAACTTTAGCTGTTACCACTTCTTTAATTACGGGTTTACCTAATTTAGTTATGGCTCAAAGCAACCCCGGATTAACTCTTTTTAGTGGTGTCGATCGACAAGATATATTAAACTATCATTTAGACTTCGGTGGAAAATCCGGCGGTTGGGATCGTTATCGTCTCAGAATACCGGGTAAAAAATTAACGGAAGGAGTTTCAAAATTTTTCATTACCTATCCCGAATATTATAGAGGAACTTTTAACACAGATTCGATCGAAGTCAGAGTCAAAGATAAAAAGTTACCTATCAGAGAAGTAGTTTGGGATAAAGAAAGTCGCATTATTGAAATTGACTTAGAAGAACCCTTATTAGAAAGTAACCGAGTAGAAATTGTTTTTTCTAACGTCAAAAATCCTGATAACGGTGGTACATTTTATTTTCAAGCCCAAATTCTCACCCCCGGACAAGTACCATTAAGATTGAATGTAGGTACATGGATTTTGAGTATTAATTAGGGTTTGCTGAAAAAGTCTTTTGATGAGGATAGGAGACAGGAGATAGGAGATAGGAGAAATACTTAAAAACTAAGGTTTTGAGGCTATTTGTCCACCTGTCCACCTTTGTCTTTTATTCGGCGTTTCCCCACTTAAACACTACCGCTCCCCATGTTAAACCGGCACCAAATCCTGAAGTTACGATCGTATCTCCATTACGAATTTTACCGTGGGTGACAGCTTCATCTAAAGCCAGAGGAATGGAAGCCGCAGAAGTGTTACCATATTCACTGAGATTAGCAATCACTTTCCAAGAAGGGATATTTAATCTTTCGGCAACGGCTTCAATAATTCTTTGGTTAGCTTGGTGTAAAATTAACCAGTCTATTTGTTCTGTAGTTAAATCCGCTCTAAATAAGGCTTTTTCGATGACTTCTGGTACTTTATTCACTGCAAATCGATAGACTTCCCTACCATTCATGGTGATTTTACCGAAACCGCCCTGAGTCACTTGTTTATTATGACCAATATTTTTTACTTCCCCTTGATAAGATAAATTCAGGGCATTGTTGAGTTTACCATTACTACACATTTCAAAGCCTAAAAGTCGATCGAACTTATCACTAGCCTGACAAACCACTGCACCAGCACCATCGCCAAACAATACACAAGTAGTTCTATCAGTCCAGTCAACCCAACGGGAAAGACAATCAGCACCGATTACCACAATGTTTTCATATACCCCATTACGGATAAATTGACTTGCAGTAATTAAACCAAATACAAATCCTGAACAAGCGGCAGTTAAATCAAAGGCAACGGCTTTTGTGGCACCGATCGAGCCTTGTATTTGACTAGCACTACCAAAAAGATCATCAGGGGTAGAAGTGGCAAGGATGATCATATCAATATCCGTAGAAGTTAAACCAGCGTTAGCAATGGCTTTTTGTGCCGCCCTAGAAGCTAAGTCACTAAGGGAGTCAACATTGGAAATATAGCGTTTTCTGATGCCAGTACGGGTTTTTATCCAGTCGTCGGAAGTATCCACTATTTTACTTAAATCGTGATTATCCAACACTTGAGTAGCCACTGCCGAACCACTACTAATAATCGTAACGCCTTTTTTTACCTGCTCCAATGATTTACTCCTTTAGTAATTAGCAAAAAATAACCTATAATCATTCTGTTTACTGTTAACTATCAACGGCTAACTCTTTAGCTCGAACGAAACTTTGATCATTTTGTATTCTTTCGATGACATTATGCCCAACGGCTTCTTTGGCAATACGAATAGCATTATATATAGAAGGAGCTTGAGAACTACCATGACTTACAATACAAACACCATTAACGCCTAACAATAACGCTCCGCCATGTTCGGCATGATCAATGCGTTGTTTGATACGCTTGAGATTAGGCTTTAAAATTCCCGTACCAATTTTGCCTCTGATACCGAAGGGCAATTCTTCTCTGACGATTTGTAACATGATTTCCCCCACTGCTTCCGCAAATTTGAGGAGGACATTACCCACAAAACCATCACACACAATTACATCAAAATCCCCCGATAAAACGTCTCTCCCCTCAGCATTTCCCGCAAAAGAGATTCTGGGATTACTACTTAATAGCTTGTGGGCTTCCTTTGCCAATTCATTACCTTTGGTGGATTCTTCCCCGATATTCACTAAACCTACTTTCGGTTCATCAATTTCTAATACATATTTACTGTAAACCGATCCCATTAGGGCGAACTGCTCTAAATACTTAGGTTTACAATCCACATTCGCCCCCACATCTAACAATAAAACATATTTGTTAGCGTACATTGTAGGAAATACAGCACCTATAGCAGGTCGATCGATGCCTTTGATTCTACCTAATCCTAACAAAGCCGCCGCCATAGCTGCACCTGAATGCCCAGCAGAGACAACGCCTTGGGCTCGGTTTTCTTTAACTAAATTCATAGCAACATTAATGGAAGCATTAGGCTTACGGCGTACTCCCACTAAGGCTTCTTCTTCCATAGAGACAACACCATCAGCAGGTACAATTTCGATATTGTTGACAGTGTTACCGTGTTTTCTCATTTCTGCCTGAATCGCATCAGGATCACCTACTAATAATATATCGACTTCAAGTT
This window contains:
- a CDS encoding WD40 repeat domain-containing protein, yielding MLELEYKTELEEYITALSWSKDGTLAVSSAGGEVMIFTDKPQLILTANEHKNSIDCLDFSADSQYLAVGGQDGQVRIWESSTLQLIDTLNWGKQWLENLAWHPQQNHLAFSQGRYVQIWDITTQEIITTLPFENSSVLDLAWNPNGQLLAVAGNGGVKIWEANNWDDDAFYIETDAAALKIAWSKDGEYLAISSLDNIIFVWGGGNLVPWRLSGFRGKIRNLTWSQKSTGIAPILAISTMENIIIWEKAENEKQGWNGSILKGNYGKIQDLQFHPDNFLLVSGCNQGNLLLWENRKNLRQNLKEIAGGFSCLKWNISGQKLATGSNRGEIVIFRKTEI
- a CDS encoding GNAT family N-acetyltransferase; this encodes MIEQLFGKKNDSPYTIRWHEKIAEIPQTAWDAMALPLATPFLEWEWLHNLETSGSVKPRTGWQPCHLTVWHNHNLIGAAPLYIKGHSYGEFVFDHQWADLAHRLGIQYYPKMLGMTPFTPAVGYRFLIAEGEDESKITEMMVNAIDHFCIKNKLSGCNFLYVDPQWQTVISQFGFTAWMHHSYIWSDKNFNNFDDYLRIFNSDQRKNIKQERKAVTKAGLVTKNLVGEEIDHYLYPYIYKFYNNTCDKFYWGSKYLTKQFFEQLYPNYSHRLMLVVAHREDNDHIPVGMSFCIRKGENLYGRYWGSLAEYNCLHFETCYYKPIEWGITEGIKMYDPGAGGSHKKRRGFPATANHSMHRFYNPRMSSILRHYIDEINIGTIEEIKAINNDLPFTKKEINLGI
- a CDS encoding YbjN domain-containing protein, translating into MTITEPISEDIDFDDLNLPKNSHKDEIETVIYSLEENDSAMVQATEEGYIWKFQYGTVEVYVQLTGESDEDLFTVWSVVLPLPAKNEALLFRQLMELNWSGTFETCFSILNNQVVVSAQRTVNDLSPAEISRSITLVATIADQYDEPLQAQYL
- a CDS encoding tetratricopeptide repeat protein: MEKTSFSQREFELKYQQGKSAFDSGRYRLSMENLEQACKLISPNSPLGGEVQIWLVNAYEAGGESPKALSLCEELLNHPHKETKQQAKQLLYIIKAPKLNRPKEWMTEIPDLNHITSSAPQYQNASSPNRKIKPKRQIELVDLSTVNNKDNQFIWLGIGITTISIVTLFLL
- a CDS encoding carbon dioxide-concentrating mechanism protein CcmK, with product MSIAVGMIETLGFPAVVEAADAMVKAARVTLVGYEKIGSGRVTVIIRGDVSEVQASISAGIESANRVSGGEVLSTHIIARPHENLEYVLPIRYTEEVEQFRSY
- a CDS encoding carbon dioxide-concentrating mechanism protein CcmK, with protein sequence MSIAVGMVETLGFPAVVEAADAMVKAARVTLVGYEKIGSGRVTVIVRGDVSEVQASVSAGIENVKRVKGGQVLSHHIIARPHENLEYVLPIRYTEEVEQFRESINPRPLGRS
- a CDS encoding EutN/CcmL family microcompartment protein is translated as MQIAKVCGTVVSTHKSRTLTGVKLLLVQFLDADGNALPNYEVAGDTVGAGINEWVLVTRGSAARKETGHEERPVDAMVVGIIDTVTTTSDLLYSKKDAERMY
- a CDS encoding ribulose bisphosphate carboxylase small subunit produces the protein MAAPPTPWSKNLAEPRVDDSAYVHSFSNLIGDVKVGANVLIAPGTSIRADEGTPFHIGDGSNIQDGVVIHGLEQGRVQGDDGQDYSVWIGEDSCITHLALIHGPAYVGSKCFIGFRSTVFNARVGDGCIVMMHALIQDVEIPAGKYVPSGAVITNQQQADRLPDVQPEDREFAAHVVHINEALAAGYHCAQNNACINAIREEKTPMKSSTQNQTNGYQSVTNMSLNTDIINQVRSLLRQGNTIGVEHANPRRFKTKSWLSAPLNGTNESAILAELGNILNECSGEYVRLIGVDPQAKRRVAEVIIQRPGDVSAPVQASNGNTAKVNANSNGHAPVSNGNGDLASEIKSLIQSGYSIGVEYADARRFKTKSWLTAPSVKTSSVNEAISTIQGYLADLSGNYVQLVGVDPQAKRRVSQVIIQRPGETATIASNGNGKVSYQAPRNNGGVAVANSSLSAEAIAQVRSLLSQGYRIGTEHADVRRFKSKSWQSCSPIQGTSEGQVISALEACVQDHAGEYVRLIGIDTNAKRRVLEMIIQRPGQTNQGTSVTSNGNSTNPSNLKALSLESGGWPNKTATSNAYTTTNNGSSSLDANTLAQVRSLLSQGYRIGTEHADVRRFKTKSWQSCSPIDSNNESQVISALQGCLQEHSGEYVRLIGIDTQAKRRVLEAIIQRP
- a CDS encoding DUF2808 domain-containing protein, with product MNLFKINKSLWATLAVTTSLITGLPNLVMAQSNPGLTLFSGVDRQDILNYHLDFGGKSGGWDRYRLRIPGKKLTEGVSKFFITYPEYYRGTFNTDSIEVRVKDKKLPIREVVWDKESRIIEIDLEEPLLESNRVEIVFSNVKNPDNGGTFYFQAQILTPGQVPLRLNVGTWILSIN
- a CDS encoding beta-ketoacyl-ACP synthase III; this encodes MEQVKKGVTIISSGSAVATQVLDNHDLSKIVDTSDDWIKTRTGIRKRYISNVDSLSDLASRAAQKAIANAGLTSTDIDMIILATSTPDDLFGSASQIQGSIGATKAVAFDLTAACSGFVFGLITASQFIRNGVYENIVVIGADCLSRWVDWTDRTTCVLFGDGAGAVVCQASDKFDRLLGFEMCSNGKLNNALNLSYQGEVKNIGHNKQVTQGGFGKITMNGREVYRFAVNKVPEVIEKALFRADLTTEQIDWLILHQANQRIIEAVAERLNIPSWKVIANLSEYGNTSAASIPLALDEAVTHGKIRNGDTIVTSGFGAGLTWGAVVFKWGNAE
- the plsX gene encoding phosphate acyltransferase PlsX, which encodes MSETRIKIAVDAMGGDNAPHEIVGGAIRAAAELEVDILLVGDPDAIQAEMRKHGNTVNNIEIVPADGVVSMEEEALVGVRRKPNASINVAMNLVKENRAQGVVSAGHSGAAMAAALLGLGRIKGIDRPAIGAVFPTMYANKYVLLLDVGANVDCKPKYLEQFALMGSVYSKYVLEIDEPKVGLVNIGEESTKGNELAKEAHKLLSSNPRISFAGNAEGRDVLSGDFDVIVCDGFVGNVLLKFAEAVGEIMLQIVREELPFGIRGKIGTGILKPNLKRIKQRIDHAEHGGALLLGVNGVCIVSHGSSQAPSIYNAIRIAKEAVGHNVIERIQNDQSFVRAKELAVDS